Proteins from a genomic interval of Pantoea deleyi:
- a CDS encoding Maf family protein codes for MVTLYLASGSPRRRELLTQLGLTFERIVTDVEEQRQPGEAAAVYVRRLAHDKAQAGVRLAAQDLPVLGADTIVVLNGEVLEKPRDAADAHAMLRKLSGQTHQVMTAVVLADSQQALDCVVTTDVTFRTLTGSDIDDYIATGEPMDKAGAYGIQGRGGNFVRKINGSYHAVVGLPLVETAELISHFQSLRAVRGQHDG; via the coding sequence ATGGTAACCCTCTATCTTGCTTCCGGTTCACCGCGTCGTCGTGAGCTGCTGACTCAGCTTGGCCTGACATTCGAACGCATCGTAACTGACGTTGAGGAGCAGCGTCAGCCCGGTGAAGCGGCAGCGGTCTATGTCCGCCGTCTCGCTCATGACAAAGCGCAGGCGGGCGTCCGGCTGGCCGCGCAGGATCTGCCCGTACTGGGCGCAGATACTATCGTGGTGCTGAATGGCGAGGTGCTGGAAAAACCGCGCGACGCCGCCGATGCACACGCGATGCTGCGCAAACTCTCCGGACAGACGCATCAGGTGATGACCGCCGTGGTGCTGGCCGACAGTCAGCAGGCGCTGGATTGTGTCGTGACGACGGATGTGACCTTCCGCACCTTAACCGGCAGCGACATCGACGACTATATCGCGACCGGTGAACCGATGGATAAAGCGGGCGCGTACGGTATTCAGGGCAGGGGGGGAAACTTTGTCCGCAAAATTAATGGAAGTTACCATGCAGTGGTGGGATTACCGCTGGTTGAGACGGCGGAGCTCATCAGTCATTTCCAGTCACTGCGTGCCGTAAGGGGTCAACATGACGGCTGA
- the rng gene encoding ribonuclease G — MTAELLINVTPSETRVAYIDGGILQEIHIEREARRGIVGNIYKGRVSRVLPGMQAAFVDIGLEKAAFLHASDIMPHTECVAGDEKKNFIVRDIAELVRQGQDLVVQVVKDPLGTKGARLTTDITLPSRYLVFMPGASHVGVSQRIESEKERDRLKAVVADYCDHLGGFIIRTAAEGIGEEELAQDAAFLKRLWTKVSERKKRNQTRCLLYGELALAQRILRDFAGAALDRIRVDSRLTCDMLVEFTGEYIPEMAGKLELYNGKQPIFDLFDVENEIQRSLDRKVELKSGGYLIIDQTEAMTTIDINTGAFVGHRNLDETIFNTNVEATQAIARQLRLRNLGGIIIIDFIDMSNEDHRRRVLHSLESALSKDRVKTGINGFSALGLVEMTRKRTRESIEHVLCQDCPVCKGRGTLKTVETVCYEIMREIVRVHHAYDADRFLVYVSPTVGEALKTDESHALAEVEIFVGKQVKVHVEALYTQEQFDVVMM; from the coding sequence ATGACGGCTGAATTACTGATTAACGTCACGCCTTCTGAAACGCGTGTGGCCTATATCGACGGCGGCATCCTTCAGGAGATACACATTGAGCGTGAAGCGCGGCGCGGCATCGTTGGCAATATCTATAAAGGACGCGTAAGCCGTGTTCTGCCAGGTATGCAGGCTGCCTTTGTTGATATCGGTCTGGAAAAAGCGGCGTTTCTGCACGCCTCCGACATCATGCCGCACACGGAATGCGTCGCGGGTGATGAAAAGAAAAACTTCATCGTTCGTGACATCGCCGAGCTGGTGCGTCAGGGCCAGGATCTGGTGGTGCAGGTGGTCAAGGATCCGCTGGGCACCAAAGGCGCCCGTCTGACTACAGACATCACGCTGCCGTCGCGATACCTGGTCTTTATGCCTGGCGCGTCACACGTTGGGGTATCTCAGCGTATCGAAAGCGAGAAAGAGCGCGACCGGCTCAAGGCGGTGGTGGCGGACTATTGCGACCATCTGGGCGGCTTTATTATCCGCACGGCGGCAGAAGGAATCGGCGAAGAGGAGCTGGCGCAGGATGCTGCGTTCCTCAAACGTCTCTGGACCAAAGTCAGCGAGCGTAAAAAGCGCAATCAGACCCGCTGCCTGCTCTACGGCGAGCTGGCGCTGGCCCAGCGTATTCTGCGCGATTTCGCCGGTGCCGCGCTGGATCGCATCCGGGTTGACTCGCGTCTGACCTGCGACATGCTGGTGGAGTTTACCGGTGAATATATCCCGGAAATGGCCGGTAAGCTGGAGCTCTACAACGGTAAACAGCCTATTTTCGATCTGTTTGACGTGGAAAATGAGATTCAGCGCTCGCTGGATCGCAAAGTTGAACTAAAGTCAGGCGGATATCTGATTATCGATCAGACCGAAGCGATGACGACCATCGATATCAACACCGGTGCCTTCGTCGGTCATCGCAATCTGGATGAGACAATATTCAACACCAACGTTGAAGCTACTCAGGCGATTGCGCGCCAGCTGCGGCTGCGTAATCTGGGCGGCATTATCATTATCGACTTCATCGATATGAGCAACGAAGACCATCGTCGGCGGGTCCTGCATTCGCTGGAGAGTGCGCTCAGCAAAGATCGGGTGAAGACCGGTATCAACGGCTTCTCTGCGCTGGGACTGGTGGAGATGACGCGTAAGCGAACCCGTGAAAGCATTGAGCATGTGCTGTGTCAGGATTGCCCGGTCTGCAAAGGGCGCGGCACGCTGAAAACGGTTGAAACCGTCTGCTACGAAATTATGCGTGAGATTGTCAGGGTGCACCACGCTTACGACGCCGATCGTTTTCTGGTCTATGTCTCTCCGACGGTGGGTGAGGCGCTGAAAACCGATGAGTCGCATGCGCTGGCCGAAGTGGAAATCTTTGTCGGCAAGCAGGTTAAAGTGCATGTCGAAGCGCTCTACACGCAGGAGCAGTTTGACGTTGTCATGATGTAA
- the yhdP gene encoding AsmA2 domain-containing protein YhdP — translation MRQLPRILLLLVAAIIVIVALLVSGLRLVMPHLDSYRSNLLQFISARSGVPVDASELQGKWENFGPTLQVRDLRVDLHDNGRLTIKRINLALDVWQSLLHWRWQFRDLTFWQLHLDSNRPLLDNDKEKNSFRPAQINELFLRQFDHFDLRDSTIRFRTPSGQHAELAIPRLTWLNEDNRHRAEGEVSLSSFTGQHGVVQVRLDLNDSNGLLNDGRIWMQADDVDMRPWLGRWMRDNTRLDSARFSLAAWVSLRDGDIYAGDLLLRQGGASWQGEAGRHQITVDGLTAHLSRFQNGWVVSVPQTRLSTDNQPWPAGHFSLLWRPEDKQLLGTGSQAEVRVRATQLVLKHIAPIVPLFAPLSPALFENWQALQPQGTVEGLALDIPLQQPEKTRMQVKWHDFSWQHWKLLPGISHLSGEARGSLTNGQISVDMGAATVPYGDMFQAPLEIKGVTGGLRWLRDEHGLTLAGEDLDLQARSLHAHGDFRYQQNSGGEPRLDILAGIRVTDAGDAWRYFPVPLMGNGLTHYLSGAVKGGKVDNATLLFAGNPALFPFRHNDGMFQVWVPLRQATYAFQPKWPAISNLDIDLNFLNDGLWMNAPVARLGEVEARNVSAVIPDYLKEKLIIDGDISGQGSQVADYFQQTPLKPSLGAALEQLQISGRVDGHLNLDIPLDGEQVHARGNVDLKDNALFIKPLKTTINRLSGRFRYDNGNLVSDDLRAEWFGQPMGVRFSTQENPDDFGVSVNLQGDWQPAKIREIPAAVSRQLGGHLPWQGEVGITLPHKGGARYDVALNGNAKEVSSRLPAPLAKPAGEPMPVTIQASGDLQHFDLSGSVNSNQRFNSRWLLEPTLRVDRGIWLNEARNTPALPDHTGMVLNLPALDGEAWVAMLAAGDSAGGRQSGNGDFQTGGVTLPGNVTLRSPAVTLGGQQWHDVDATLAQSAGGRSQVSVNAKELRGRLTMAPAAPWQVSLDYLYYNPQWEKGASEGEKGASQQASTINFSQWPALQLFCKECWVLGQKYGQISARLQPRGDTLALTNGKVDTGSSQLKIDGEWVNRPGDPRTSLKGTLKGPNINNATNWFGVNTPLRDAPFDIAYDLHWKSAPWQPAAETLSGTLKTHFGKGQIADVNTGTAGKILRLVSFDALLRKLRFDFSDTFTNAFYFDSINGTAWIENGVMRTDNLLVDGLEADIAMQGKLDLVKRQIDMEAVVAPEISASVGVATAFAINPVIGAAVFAASKALGPLWNKISLLRYHIGGPLDKPEINEVLRKPRETDNK, via the coding sequence GTGAGGCAGTTGCCGAGGATTTTGTTACTGCTGGTCGCGGCAATCATCGTGATTGTTGCGCTGCTGGTCAGTGGATTGCGTCTGGTGATGCCGCATCTCGACAGCTATCGCAGCAACCTTCTGCAATTCATCTCGGCCCGCAGCGGCGTGCCGGTCGATGCCAGCGAACTGCAGGGCAAATGGGAGAACTTCGGCCCGACGCTGCAGGTGCGCGATCTCCGCGTCGATCTGCACGACAACGGCCGCCTCACCATCAAACGCATCAACCTTGCGCTCGATGTCTGGCAATCCCTGCTGCACTGGCGCTGGCAGTTCCGCGATCTTACCTTCTGGCAGCTCCATCTCGACAGCAATCGCCCGCTGCTGGATAACGACAAAGAGAAAAACAGTTTCCGTCCGGCGCAGATTAACGAACTTTTCCTGCGCCAGTTCGACCACTTCGACCTGCGCGACAGCACCATCCGTTTCCGCACCCCTTCCGGGCAGCACGCTGAGCTGGCGATCCCCCGCCTGACCTGGCTCAACGAAGATAATCGCCACCGGGCCGAGGGGGAAGTCAGCCTGTCGAGCTTTACCGGCCAGCATGGCGTGGTTCAGGTGCGGCTCGACCTCAATGACAGCAACGGTCTGCTGAACGATGGCCGGATCTGGATGCAGGCCGACGACGTGGATATGCGGCCGTGGCTGGGCCGCTGGATGCGTGACAACACCCGTCTGGACAGCGCCCGTTTCAGCCTGGCGGCCTGGGTCAGCCTGCGCGATGGGGACATCTACGCGGGCGATCTGCTGTTACGTCAGGGCGGCGCCAGCTGGCAGGGCGAAGCCGGACGCCATCAGATCACGGTGGACGGGCTGACCGCGCACCTGTCACGCTTCCAGAATGGCTGGGTGGTCAGCGTGCCGCAGACCCGCCTCAGCACCGACAACCAGCCCTGGCCCGCTGGTCACTTCTCGCTGTTATGGCGTCCAGAAGACAAACAGCTGCTGGGCACCGGGAGCCAGGCGGAAGTCCGCGTACGCGCCACGCAGCTGGTGCTGAAACACATTGCGCCGATCGTTCCGCTATTCGCGCCGCTCTCTCCGGCGCTGTTTGAGAACTGGCAGGCGCTGCAGCCGCAGGGCACCGTTGAGGGGCTGGCGCTGGATATCCCGCTGCAGCAGCCTGAAAAAACCCGGATGCAGGTGAAGTGGCACGATTTCAGCTGGCAGCACTGGAAGCTGCTGCCGGGCATCAGCCATCTCAGCGGCGAGGCGCGCGGCAGCCTGACTAATGGCCAGATCAGCGTCGATATGGGCGCGGCGACCGTTCCCTATGGCGACATGTTCCAGGCCCCGCTGGAGATCAAAGGGGTGACCGGCGGGCTGCGCTGGCTACGTGATGAACATGGACTGACGCTGGCGGGTGAGGATCTGGATCTGCAGGCGCGTTCACTGCACGCGCACGGTGACTTCCGTTACCAGCAGAACAGCGGCGGCGAGCCACGTCTGGATATTCTGGCCGGCATACGGGTGACGGATGCGGGCGATGCCTGGCGCTATTTCCCGGTTCCGCTGATGGGCAACGGCCTGACGCACTATCTGAGCGGCGCCGTAAAGGGCGGCAAAGTCGATAACGCCACGCTGCTGTTTGCCGGTAATCCGGCCCTGTTCCCGTTCAGGCACAATGACGGCATGTTCCAGGTCTGGGTGCCGCTGCGCCAGGCGACCTATGCGTTTCAGCCGAAATGGCCCGCAATCAGCAATCTCGATATCGACCTTAACTTCCTGAATGATGGCCTCTGGATGAATGCGCCGGTGGCCAGACTGGGCGAGGTGGAGGCGCGCAACGTCAGTGCGGTGATCCCGGACTACCTGAAAGAGAAGCTGATTATCGATGGTGATATCAGCGGGCAGGGGTCGCAGGTTGCGGATTACTTCCAGCAGACCCCGCTGAAACCCTCTCTGGGTGCCGCGCTGGAGCAGCTGCAAATCAGCGGGCGGGTCGACGGTCATCTGAACCTGGATATCCCGCTGGATGGCGAGCAGGTGCATGCCAGAGGCAACGTCGACCTGAAAGATAACGCGCTGTTTATCAAACCGTTAAAAACCACAATCAACCGCCTCTCCGGCCGCTTCCGCTATGACAACGGTAATCTGGTCAGCGACGATCTGCGCGCGGAGTGGTTTGGTCAGCCGATGGGCGTGCGTTTCAGCACCCAGGAGAACCCGGATGACTTCGGCGTCAGCGTCAACCTTCAGGGCGACTGGCAACCCGCTAAAATCCGCGAGATCCCGGCCGCCGTCAGCAGGCAGCTGGGCGGACATCTGCCGTGGCAGGGTGAGGTCGGCATCACGTTACCGCACAAGGGCGGCGCACGTTATGACGTGGCGCTGAACGGCAATGCGAAAGAAGTAAGCAGTCGCTTACCTGCACCGCTGGCAAAACCGGCTGGCGAGCCGATGCCCGTTACGATTCAGGCCAGTGGCGATCTGCAACATTTCGATCTCAGCGGCAGCGTTAACAGCAACCAGCGTTTCAACAGCCGCTGGCTGCTGGAGCCGACGCTGCGCGTGGATCGCGGCATCTGGCTGAACGAGGCACGCAACACCCCGGCACTGCCCGATCACACGGGGATGGTGCTGAATCTGCCCGCGCTGGATGGCGAAGCCTGGGTAGCGATGCTGGCCGCCGGGGATTCCGCGGGCGGACGGCAGTCGGGCAACGGCGATTTCCAGACCGGCGGCGTCACGCTGCCTGGCAACGTCACTCTGCGCAGCCCGGCGGTCACGCTGGGCGGGCAGCAATGGCATGATGTCGATGCGACCCTGGCGCAGAGTGCGGGCGGCAGGAGTCAGGTCAGCGTTAATGCGAAAGAGCTGCGCGGCAGACTGACCATGGCCCCTGCGGCACCGTGGCAGGTCAGCCTGGATTATCTCTATTACAACCCGCAGTGGGAGAAGGGAGCCAGCGAAGGCGAGAAAGGGGCTTCGCAGCAGGCCAGCACGATTAACTTCAGCCAGTGGCCTGCACTCCAGCTCTTCTGCAAAGAGTGCTGGGTACTCGGCCAGAAGTATGGGCAGATATCCGCGCGGCTTCAGCCTCGCGGGGATACGTTAGCGCTTACTAACGGAAAGGTGGATACCGGCAGTTCACAGCTGAAAATCGACGGTGAGTGGGTCAATCGTCCGGGCGATCCGCGCACTTCGCTGAAAGGCACGCTGAAAGGGCCGAATATTAACAACGCCACCAACTGGTTTGGCGTGAATACGCCGCTGCGCGATGCGCCTTTCGATATCGCCTACGACCTGCACTGGAAATCGGCACCGTGGCAGCCCGCAGCAGAGACCCTGAGCGGCACCCTGAAGACCCATTTCGGCAAAGGGCAGATCGCGGATGTGAACACCGGCACGGCGGGGAAAATCCTGCGTCTGGTGAGTTTCGATGCGCTGCTGCGTAAGCTGCGCTTCGACTTCAGCGACACCTTCACCAACGCCTTCTACTTCGATTCCATCAACGGTACGGCCTGGATCGAAAATGGCGTGATGCGCACCGACAATCTGCTGGTGGACGGGCTGGAAGCCGACATCGCGATGCAGGGTAAACTCGACCTGGTGAAGCGTCAGATCGATATGGAAGCGGTGGTCGCGCCTGAGATATCGGCGTCGGTCGGCGTGGCAACCGCCTTTGCCATCAACCCGGTGATCGGTGCGGCAGTCTTTGCGGCCAGTAAGGCGCTGGGACCGCTGTGGAATAAGATCTCACTGCTGCGTTATCACATCGGCGGCCCGCTGGATAAACCGGAAATCAATGAGGTACTGCGCAAACCGCGTGAAACGGATAACAAGTGA
- the tldD gene encoding metalloprotease TldD, whose amino-acid sequence MTLNLVSEQLLTANGINQQDLFSLLGQLSERRLDYADLYFQSSFHESWVLEDKIIKDGSYHIDQGVGVRAVSGEKTGFAYADQITLNALRLSSDAARSIVREQGNGKAHTLSAVMNRSLYQAVDPLSSLTREEKIALLHRVDKVARAEDPRVQEVNASLTGVYEQVLVAATDGTLAADVRPLVRLSVSVQVEDQGKRERGASGGGARTGYAFFLADENGEVRADAWAREAVRMALVNLSAVAAPAGALPVVLGAGWPGVLLHEAVGHGLEGDFNRRGTSVFSGKIGQQVASELCTVVDDGTLEGLRGSLAIDDEGVPGQYNMLIENGVLKGYMQDKLNARLMGVSPTGNGRRESYAHLPMPRMTNTYMLAGKSSPQDIIESVDYGIYAPNFGGGQVDITSGKFVFSTSEAYLIENGKITKPVKGATLIGSGIEAMQQISMVGNDLALDKGVGVCGKEGQSLPVGVGQPTLKLDKLTIGGTA is encoded by the coding sequence ATGACTCTGAACCTGGTAAGTGAGCAGTTACTGACTGCTAACGGCATTAATCAGCAGGACCTATTTTCCCTGTTAGGGCAGCTTTCAGAACGTCGTCTGGATTATGCCGATCTCTACTTTCAGTCCAGCTTCCATGAATCCTGGGTGCTGGAAGATAAAATCATTAAAGATGGCTCATATCATATCGATCAGGGTGTGGGCGTGCGCGCGGTCAGCGGTGAGAAAACCGGCTTCGCCTATGCGGACCAGATTACGCTGAATGCGCTGCGTCTCTCGTCTGACGCGGCGCGCAGCATCGTGCGCGAACAGGGCAATGGCAAAGCCCATACGCTCTCTGCCGTGATGAACCGTTCGCTCTATCAGGCGGTCGATCCATTGAGCAGCCTGACGCGCGAAGAGAAAATCGCCCTGCTGCATCGCGTCGATAAAGTGGCCCGTGCCGAAGACCCGCGCGTGCAGGAGGTGAATGCCAGCCTGACCGGCGTTTACGAGCAGGTGCTGGTGGCGGCTACCGACGGCACGCTGGCCGCCGATGTGCGGCCGCTGGTGCGCCTCTCTGTCAGCGTTCAGGTGGAAGATCAGGGCAAGCGTGAGCGCGGCGCCAGCGGCGGCGGTGCGCGTACCGGCTATGCGTTTTTCCTGGCGGATGAAAATGGCGAAGTCCGCGCTGACGCCTGGGCGCGGGAAGCCGTGCGGATGGCGCTGGTCAATCTCTCTGCGGTCGCCGCGCCAGCCGGTGCTCTGCCGGTGGTGCTGGGGGCGGGCTGGCCTGGCGTTCTGCTGCATGAAGCGGTCGGTCACGGCCTGGAAGGCGACTTTAACCGTCGCGGCACCTCCGTCTTCAGCGGCAAAATCGGCCAGCAGGTCGCGTCTGAACTCTGTACCGTGGTCGATGATGGCACCCTTGAAGGGCTGCGTGGATCGCTGGCGATTGATGATGAGGGCGTTCCCGGGCAGTACAATATGCTGATCGAGAACGGCGTGCTGAAAGGCTACATGCAGGATAAGCTGAACGCGCGACTGATGGGTGTCAGCCCGACCGGCAACGGCCGTCGTGAATCTTATGCGCACCTGCCGATGCCGCGCATGACCAACACCTACATGCTGGCGGGCAAATCCTCACCGCAGGACATTATCGAAAGCGTCGATTATGGCATCTATGCGCCGAACTTTGGCGGCGGCCAGGTCGATATCACCTCCGGCAAATTCGTCTTCTCTACCTCAGAGGCCTATCTGATCGAGAACGGCAAAATCACCAAACCGGTTAAGGGGGCCACGCTGATTGGCTCCGGTATCGAAGCGATGCAGCAGATCTCGATGGTGGGGAATGACCTGGCGCTGGACAAAGGCGTCGGCGTCTGCGGCAAAGAGGGACAGAGCCTGCCGGTCGGCGTCGGACAGCCGACCCTGAAGCTGGATAAACTGACCATCGGCGGCACCGCCTGA
- the aaeR gene encoding HTH-type transcriptional activator AaeR, producing the protein MERLKGMSVFARVVELGSFTAAARQLHLSVSSISQIVARLEDALQVKLLNRSTRSIGLTEAGKIYYQGCRRMLAEATQVHEQLYAFNNTPIGVLRIGSSSTMAQNVLAGMTSEMLREYPGLSVNLVTGVPAPDLIADGLDLVIRVGTLKDSSLFSRRLGAMPMVVCAAKSYLAQHGTPEKPGDIDNFSWLEYSVRPDNNFELIAPEGLVTRLAPQGRFVTNDSLTLLRWLKSGNGIAYVPMMWVIDEITAGEIDILFPQYQSDPRPVYALYTEKDKLPLKVQVCIDYLTGYFEQVAEQYQLHRKS; encoded by the coding sequence ATGGAACGACTGAAAGGTATGTCCGTTTTCGCCCGTGTGGTCGAACTGGGTTCGTTCACCGCCGCGGCGCGTCAGCTTCATCTGAGCGTCTCCTCAATCAGCCAGATCGTCGCCAGGCTGGAGGATGCGCTGCAGGTCAAGCTGCTGAATCGCAGCACCCGCAGTATCGGGCTGACCGAGGCGGGCAAAATCTACTATCAGGGCTGCCGCCGGATGCTGGCGGAAGCGACCCAGGTGCATGAACAGCTCTATGCGTTTAACAATACGCCGATTGGCGTACTGCGGATTGGCAGCTCCTCGACCATGGCGCAAAACGTGTTAGCCGGCATGACCAGCGAGATGCTGCGGGAGTATCCGGGGCTGAGCGTGAACCTGGTGACCGGCGTACCGGCACCGGACCTGATCGCCGACGGGCTGGATCTGGTGATCCGCGTCGGCACGCTGAAAGATTCCAGCCTCTTTTCACGCCGTCTTGGCGCGATGCCGATGGTAGTGTGCGCCGCCAAAAGCTATCTGGCGCAGCACGGTACGCCGGAGAAACCGGGTGACATCGATAATTTTTCCTGGCTGGAATATAGCGTGCGGCCCGACAACAACTTCGAGCTGATTGCACCGGAAGGGTTAGTGACCCGTCTGGCGCCGCAGGGCCGTTTTGTCACCAACGATTCGCTGACGCTGCTGCGCTGGCTGAAGTCGGGCAACGGTATCGCCTATGTCCCGATGATGTGGGTCATCGATGAGATCACCGCGGGCGAGATTGATATTCTGTTTCCGCAGTATCAGTCCGATCCACGTCCGGTCTATGCGCTCTATACCGAGAAAGATAAGTTACCGCTGAAGGTGCAGGTCTGTATCGATTATCTGACCGGCTATTTTGAGCAGGTGGCTGAGCAGTATCAGCTGCACCGTAAGAGCTGA
- the aaeX gene encoding p-hydroxybenzoic acid efflux pump operon protein AaeX — translation MSVLPVFVMFGLSFPPVFIELIISLMLFWLVKRVLTPSGIYDLVWHPALFNTALYCCVFYLVSRLLV, via the coding sequence ATGAGTGTGCTTCCGGTATTTGTCATGTTTGGGCTCTCTTTTCCGCCCGTTTTCATCGAACTTATTATTTCACTCATGCTGTTCTGGTTAGTGAAACGCGTGCTGACGCCGAGCGGCATCTACGATCTTGTCTGGCATCCGGCACTTTTTAATACAGCGCTTTACTGCTGTGTGTTTTACCTTGTCTCCCGTTTATTAGTCTGA
- the aaeA gene encoding p-hydroxybenzoic acid efflux pump subunit AaeA: MKALIRKIARYAITLLLVIIAVVIIFRAWVFYTESPWTRDARFAADVVAISPDVTGLITDVPVHDNQLVKKGDTLFVVDRPRYQKALAQAQADVEYYQALVSEKRREAGRRNQLGTSAMSREAIEQSNNDLQTSEHQLAKSMATRDLAEIDLERTTIKAPSDGWVTNLNVYQGEFITRGSVAVALVQQHSFYVLAYLEETKLHGVEKGFRAEVTPLGSNIVLRGTVDSVAAGVTNSSSSVDSKGMATVDSNLEWVRLAQRVPVRIRLDQQPGNRFPAGTTATVVITGPGDRQPEQVSPLVRLLNRLREFG, encoded by the coding sequence GTGAAAGCACTCATAAGAAAAATCGCGCGTTACGCGATTACACTCCTGCTGGTCATCATCGCAGTGGTTATCATCTTTCGTGCCTGGGTCTTCTATACCGAATCCCCCTGGACGCGCGATGCACGTTTTGCGGCTGACGTGGTGGCGATCTCGCCCGATGTCACCGGCCTGATCACCGATGTTCCGGTGCACGATAACCAGCTGGTGAAGAAGGGCGATACGCTGTTTGTGGTGGATCGGCCGCGCTATCAGAAAGCGCTGGCACAGGCTCAGGCGGATGTTGAATATTACCAGGCGCTGGTCAGCGAGAAACGTCGCGAAGCCGGACGTCGTAATCAGCTTGGTACCTCCGCGATGTCGCGCGAAGCGATTGAACAATCCAACAACGATCTGCAAACCAGCGAACATCAGCTGGCGAAGTCGATGGCGACTCGCGATCTGGCGGAGATTGATCTGGAGCGTACCACCATCAAAGCGCCGTCCGATGGCTGGGTCACTAACCTGAATGTCTATCAGGGCGAGTTCATCACCCGGGGTTCCGTGGCGGTGGCGCTGGTTCAGCAGCACTCCTTCTATGTGCTCGCTTATCTGGAAGAGACCAAACTTCACGGCGTGGAGAAGGGCTTCCGCGCCGAGGTGACACCGCTCGGCAGCAACATAGTGCTGCGCGGCACCGTCGACAGCGTGGCCGCGGGCGTCACCAACAGCAGCAGCTCGGTGGACAGCAAAGGCATGGCGACGGTGGACTCCAACCTGGAGTGGGTGCGTCTGGCGCAGCGTGTGCCGGTACGCATCCGGCTGGATCAGCAGCCCGGCAACCGCTTCCCGGCTGGCACCACGGCGACCGTCGTCATCACCGGGCCGGGCGACCGTCAGCCCGAACAGGTTTCACCGCTGGTCCGTCTGCTGAATCGCCTGCGTGAGTTTGGTTAA